Below is a genomic region from Pseudochaenichthys georgianus chromosome 13, fPseGeo1.2, whole genome shotgun sequence.
CACAGTTACATGATTAAacataaatatataaacaaaCATATCGGCAATGTACAGTCAAGATTTAAAGACCCGTTGATCTTAAAATAAGGACCCCCAGCTGGTGGCGCAGTGCCCTGTGGAGAGCGACTTCTTAGTTCAGGAAACATGAAGCTGACACCCACAGCCGCGCTACGGCGTTTCCACAGATGAACATCCCTTTCAGAGGGGCAGCAGAACCAGAGCTACAGCTTCTCAGAGTCAAACATCATTTCTGCTGAGgtctattgtgtgtgtgtgtgtgtgtgtgtgtggcgtctgTTGTCTCCTCGCTGCCAGCACCGACCACCTGCTGCTCTGCTGACACATCTGTTAGCCTGGACTCCCTGGACTCTGCTGACCCCTGCAGGACAAAGAGAGAACTGTAAGCATGTGCTCATCTGGCGCTGCATTAATGCAAATGAAGTATTAGGTACCCATCCTCGTATTAGGATTAGCTATTCTACACAGCAGCGTAGGGGACTGGGGTCTTGCTCAAAAGCACCTCAGCATGGCACAGTGTAACATTCTGATTGGATAATTGTTTGAACAATAACATTTAACCATAACATTCTTTATCAACTCCAGAATCAGACAAGATGTCTACTGTCCTTCCAATGGCTCAAAGGCTTTATTCTCTTCCCTTTAAGGACGAGGTTAGAATTCATTACGTTTAGGTGGCtgcagggtggggggggggggggggggggggacccttATCATACTACTACTACATACTCACAAACGCAGGGCCAAAATTAGCTTTCGTCAAGTGTGAAAACACAATTAGTTAGTATTTAAACTTTAAGCAAGGACTCTTACAGGGGGAGCTCCTCTCCTTTTCAGCGTGATGCCCTCTGCGAGCAATGCCTTCCCGGTCTCCTCAAACAGAGCGGCCTCACTCAGCTCATCGCGGCTCTTCAGCTCCATGTACTTGTCTACGAACCTGCGTGAGAGAAATACAAACACTTCATAACACAGGCATGGAAACAATATGGTTATTGTGGAGCAAGCAATCTTTTTTATGTTACTCATTCATTTTTTCCACCTTACACTTAATAATTAATCAAATTACTAGATTCTGGCattacataaaaacataaacaaccagAGGATTTCGATCACACTTTTGAAACCCCTTCTCCAACCTGACAGTTACTTTCCTGCCACAGGATAATTGCGGTATTAAGAAGGAGGAAAAACCTACCTCTGACACGTAGAAACAAAGTCTGGCTTGTGAAGCAAAAAGGATCGATAACCCGTCCCATATTGCTCAAAGAACTTCCtgaaagacaaaaacacacaaaagcatTAATGCTGACATAAAAGCAGGTATGACCTTAAGCGACCTTTATTCATTGAGTCaatgtctttgtttttttaaaatagAACATCAGTGAGTCTCTGATAAAAAGACACTGATTGACGTTTTCTTTTCCCAACATTAACAAAAACAGCATGTCGGTGTTATGGAAGCATCGTGGCTTTTGTCTCTACTGAGAGGACGTGACTTACGCTCTGATTTCATCCTCTCTGTACAGGATTTCCGGCACTGGGTCCTGCTTCTTGGTGGTTCTGGTGTGTGGCTTCACGTAGAGGGGCTCCTTCTTGGGTGGAAACGCATCGTATACATCAAACCAGATGGGTTTCTGTGACGGCTTTATGACCCCTGAGCGCATCAGATCTCGAACCCTGAGTGAAATTAGAGTTGGAGAGTTCATTATAAATGTGTACAAATTCTGATACTATATATAGTTATATACTTTGCATCTCCTACTCTCAGCAGACAGCGCTGATAAAAGCACTGTATTGGCTATTTAGTCCTTTTTCTAGCATCGTCACTCATCAGGGAAACTAAGGACCATTATCGGGGTTTTTTTTAATAGGCATAATACAAATGAAATGAGGAGATGCTAACACAATTTGACTTATTTTACCTTAGATAAATGAATGCATGAAACTTCTGGAAATTATACATCTTCATAGGTAATATTActttttcatatcacataaacagcACATATACTGCAGCACTTAACGGCAATGAATGAACCTTTCAATAACTGTAATATTTGCCATACAATAACAAGTGAAATATAGTGACATAAAATGAATAAGAAAGAAAAGTGCTGATTCAGTTCTTGTAGAGTGACCATTGTACTTTGATATTGCTgtgatttttgtattattaaaatCTAAATTCTAAGTAAGTTACATTTCTATCTTTCATATTGTTGAGCAGTATCAAGAAgactaaagaaaagaaaaataaagcacGTTTCTGACCACTTTTATACCATGTTtttaaacacaaacaggaatgCCACCTTGGTCGCATGGATATGACGTCATCACCCTGTATCCTTAAACTCGTGTGACCTGTCATGTTCTTGAACATTGTAATTGTTTTATAATTGTCGCTTTTGGCCTTGTTTCGTACATATTTATTCACATAGGTGAGCACCGTTAATGCCCGAATGTAACTCCTGCTGAATAAAGCTGACACCGCTGCAGAAGGACAGCAGACCTTATTAAACTGACTGCAAAAAGCCTGGATGTTATCAAAGAAACAGCGCGTATAAGCAATAACCAACACCCAAAGTACATCTGTGTTaagtaaaacaacaacattgctcTTGATTATATGGCTTTTTATAGGTCAAGGATATGGCTAATAGTGTTAGCTGCCTAGCTTCCACACGCTTATAACACAAGGATCTCTTACCGGGAGTAAACGGTTCCAAACTTCTCCAGTCTGCTGCCAGCCATTTGTGTTTGTTTACCGACAGCTGCACAACTGTAACAAAAGTGTATTCTGTCAACATACACAAACAGACCTCCGGTGGgatctttttttactttttaatgtGTGTTCTTCTTCGTCCCTTTCCTACTTCTTCTATGGGTTTATAGGTAGATCAGAAACCAACGTTTAaagtgcataccgccacctgctgTATCGGAATGTTTAGTACCATGGTGCTATAAGAATGACTAtttataaaacaaacaaacaaacaaacatgaagaAAGAGAAAAATATAAGTATGGCTGTAGCTTAGAGTTCGATCCCCTGTAGTCAGcatcaggcccggttctacggggatgcataagggtgcattgcaccctcagttgagttgttatgcaccctcatttgaaaaatttaaagtgaaaaaaatatataattaagtgaaaaatattacttatataataacaataataataattggagtaataataatttagtcaatgatggacatcataagatggttaaaacaaccagcccttatcgccagcattaacactgcatctactgcaggtaataacagttcagatcatggggacattacgttaccagcggccactgtcgtggagactaacgtcctcccgcccgactcgccggctttgcccgcctcgcccacggaggcggagcagccgcagccgtcttcgttgccccaaacaccggcacccctcggcggcccgcaagtgccagaggacctcggcaaaacagagcctgcccaggtatatttaaaaaagttcccaactcgcctgtacactggggtaaggcgctcatgTTGCAGCTcacggtttcaaaacagagattggttggaatattcatgtaaaacgatgccatcttctgctatgcatgtagacatttcggttcaagtacgtcagatgccttcaccacaactgttcCAGAGTACCAACCGctgtctcctggtactcatctgagtaactcactccctaaaaatgaaatgaaataaaaggggaatatatccataaagaaaaagtaaatctgtttacagttctgtttcatatgggtattgagatgtatccatagatctcttcattttgctatcaaagtgcaccagattgatgcttttaacttcaatatttaaaaaaaaaatcttcccgggggagtatGCCCCggtccccctagaggaggtgaggacccccttagagggtgttaggtccactccccacatataaaaatagcactttacccctgcaccctctctaatctaagatgcaccctgagtcattttgttctggaaccgggcctggccGCGGCGGCAGGATTTCAATTGTGGGTGGGCCAATGTAATTTCGGCTGGGGAGAGACAGCAagcgcatttcgtggcatctgcaggcagtggcaagtacttccggcatatgccacagaggctgctactctgtggtatctgtggcaagtacttccggcatatgccacagatgccacaacttgccgagaCATCTGCCTACAAAAATCAAGCAgcgtaactgtattcagctcgcgttacatttgaaaaacaactaatccgaatacagttactttcgtaaacctgaagtgaatacattttggattggaatacttattggaattattggtggaaaagtttcctcacaaaatgtatcctaatattcattaccggcagaactgtgtgcacagcgcagcagcatgtctgtgaggccccgcacccgcacgcagatgagagagagatctctttttaaa
It encodes:
- the mrps23 gene encoding small ribosomal subunit protein mS23, with product MAGSRLEKFGTVYSRVRDLMRSGVIKPSQKPIWFDVYDAFPPKKEPLYVKPHTRTTKKQDPVPEILYREDEIRAKFFEQYGTGYRSFLLHKPDFVSTCQRFVDKYMELKSRDELSEAALFEETGKALLAEGITLKRRGAPPGSAESRESRLTDVSAEQQVVGAGSEETTDATHTHTHTHNRPQQK